A single region of the Enterobacter cloacae complex sp. R_G8 genome encodes:
- the putA gene encoding trifunctional transcriptional regulator/proline dehydrogenase/L-glutamate gamma-semialdehyde dehydrogenase encodes MGMTTMGVKLDDATRERIKTAATRIDRTPHWLIKQAIFNYLERLESDEGLPELPALLAGAANESDDATAAAEENHQPFLEFAEQILPQSVSRAAITGAYRRAETDAVPMLLEQARLPEAVAAQAHSLAYQLADKLRNQKTASGRAGMVQSLLQEFSLSSQEGVALMCLAEALLRIPDKATRDALIRDKISNGNWQSHIGRSPSLFVNAATWGLLFTGKLVSTHNEANLSRSLNRIIGKSGEPLIRKGVDMAMRLMGEQFVTGETIAEALANARKLEDKGFRYSYDMLGEAALTAADAQAYMVSYQQAIHAIGKASNGRGIYEGPGISIKLSALHPRYSRAQYDRVMEELYPRLKSLTLLARQYDIGINIDAEEADRLEISLDLLEKLCFEPELAGWNGIGFVIQAYQKRCPFVIDYLIDLASRSRRRLMIRLVKGAYWDSEIKRAQMEGLEGYPVYTRKVYTDVSYLACAKKLLGVPNLIYPQFATHNAHTLAAIYTLAGQNYYPGQYEFQCLHGMGEPLYEQVTGKVAEGKLNRPCRIYAPVGTHETLLAYLVRRLLENGANTSFVNRIADTTLPLDELVADPVQAVEKMAAQEGQIGLPHPKIALPRELYGKGRINSAGLDLANEHRLASLSSALLNSALQKWQAKPMMEQPVADGEMQPVINPAEPKDIVGYVREATEAEVDQALESAVNNAPIWFATPPQERAAILERAAVLMEDQMQSLIGILVREAGKTFSNAIAEVREAVDFLHYYAGQVRDDFDNETHRPLGPVVCISPWNFPLAIFTGQIAAALAAGNSVLAKPAEQTPLIAAQGINILLEAGVPAGVVQLLPGRGETVGAKLTADNRVRGVMFTGSTEVASLLQRNIATRLDAQGRPTPLIAETGGMNAMIVDSSALTEQVVVDVLASAFDSAGQRCSALRVLCLQDDVADHTLKMLRGAMAECRMGNPGRLTTDIGPVIDAEAKANIENHIQAMRAKGRPVFQAVRENSEDAREWQTGTFVPPTLIELASFDELKKEVFGPVLHVVRYNRNNLNALIEQINASGYGLTLGVHTRIDETIAQVTGSAKVGNLYVNRNMVGAVVGVQPFGGEGLSGTGPKAGGPLYLYRLLANRPENALGVTLARQDADYPVDAQLKTVLTQPLEALITWAEKRPELRAVARQYGELAQAGTQRLLPGPTGERNTWTLMPRERVLCVADNEQDALVQLAAAMATGCEVLWPEEGLHRDLAKQLPKAVSARIHFAKPDALLAQPFDAVIYHGDSDQLRELCEQVAARSGAIISVQGFARGETNLLLERLYVERSLSVNTAAAGGNASLMTIG; translated from the coding sequence ATGGGCATGACCACCATGGGGGTTAAGCTGGATGACGCAACCCGCGAACGGATTAAGACCGCAGCAACCCGCATTGACCGCACGCCGCACTGGCTAATCAAGCAGGCGATTTTTAACTATCTCGAACGGCTTGAGAGCGACGAGGGTCTGCCTGAGCTGCCCGCCCTGCTGGCGGGTGCCGCCAATGAAAGCGATGACGCCACCGCCGCGGCCGAGGAGAATCACCAACCGTTCCTCGAGTTCGCCGAGCAGATCCTGCCGCAATCCGTCAGCCGTGCCGCCATTACCGGCGCGTACCGCCGTGCTGAAACCGACGCTGTGCCAATGCTGCTGGAACAGGCTCGCCTGCCAGAAGCCGTTGCCGCGCAGGCGCACAGCCTGGCGTATCAACTGGCCGACAAGCTGCGTAATCAAAAAACCGCCAGCGGCCGGGCCGGCATGGTGCAGAGCCTGCTGCAGGAGTTTTCCCTCTCTTCGCAGGAGGGCGTGGCGCTGATGTGTCTGGCGGAAGCGCTGCTACGTATTCCGGATAAAGCCACCCGCGATGCGCTGATCCGCGATAAAATCAGCAACGGCAACTGGCAATCACACATTGGCCGCAGCCCGTCGCTGTTCGTCAACGCCGCCACCTGGGGTCTGCTCTTTACCGGCAAACTGGTCTCGACCCACAATGAAGCCAACCTCTCCCGCTCCCTGAACCGTATCATCGGTAAGAGCGGCGAGCCGCTGATCCGCAAAGGCGTGGATATGGCGATGCGTCTGATGGGCGAGCAGTTTGTTACCGGGGAAACCATCGCCGAAGCGCTGGCCAACGCCCGCAAGCTGGAAGATAAAGGGTTCCGCTACTCTTACGACATGCTGGGTGAAGCGGCCCTGACCGCTGCCGACGCGCAGGCCTACATGGTCTCTTACCAGCAGGCGATCCACGCCATCGGTAAAGCCTCTAACGGCCGCGGTATTTATGAAGGTCCGGGCATCTCAATCAAGCTCTCCGCCCTGCACCCGCGCTACAGCCGCGCGCAGTACGACCGGGTAATGGAAGAGCTCTACCCGCGCCTGAAATCCCTGACCCTGCTGGCGCGTCAGTATGACATTGGCATCAACATTGACGCCGAAGAGGCAGACCGCCTGGAGATCTCGCTCGATCTGCTGGAAAAACTGTGCTTTGAGCCGGAGCTGGCAGGCTGGAACGGAATTGGCTTTGTTATTCAGGCCTACCAGAAACGCTGCCCGTTCGTTATTGATTACCTGATTGACCTGGCCAGCCGCAGCCGTCGTCGTCTGATGATCCGTCTGGTCAAAGGTGCCTACTGGGACAGCGAGATCAAACGCGCCCAGATGGAAGGTCTGGAAGGCTATCCGGTTTACACCCGCAAGGTATACACCGACGTCTCTTACCTCGCCTGTGCCAAAAAACTGCTCGGCGTGCCAAACCTGATCTACCCGCAGTTCGCTACCCACAACGCCCACACCCTGGCGGCGATCTACACCCTGGCCGGACAGAACTACTATCCGGGCCAGTACGAATTCCAGTGCCTGCACGGCATGGGTGAACCGCTGTACGAGCAGGTCACCGGTAAAGTGGCCGAGGGCAAACTGAACCGTCCGTGCCGTATTTATGCCCCGGTGGGTACCCATGAAACCCTGCTGGCGTACCTGGTGCGTCGTCTGCTGGAGAACGGAGCGAACACCTCCTTCGTTAACCGTATTGCCGATACCACCCTGCCGCTGGACGAACTGGTTGCCGATCCGGTGCAGGCCGTTGAGAAAATGGCGGCTCAGGAAGGCCAGATTGGTCTGCCGCATCCGAAGATTGCCCTGCCGCGCGAGCTGTACGGCAAAGGCCGCATCAACTCGGCGGGTCTGGATCTCGCTAACGAACACCGCCTGGCGTCCCTCTCTTCTGCCCTGCTCAACAGTGCATTGCAGAAATGGCAGGCCAAACCGATGATGGAACAGCCGGTCGCTGACGGCGAGATGCAGCCGGTGATTAACCCGGCAGAGCCAAAAGATATTGTTGGCTACGTGCGTGAAGCCACGGAAGCGGAAGTGGATCAGGCGCTGGAGAGCGCGGTAAACAACGCGCCAATCTGGTTCGCCACCCCGCCGCAGGAGCGTGCCGCCATTCTGGAACGCGCCGCGGTGCTGATGGAAGATCAGATGCAGTCGCTCATCGGTATCCTGGTGCGTGAAGCGGGGAAAACCTTCAGTAACGCTATCGCCGAAGTCCGCGAGGCCGTGGACTTCCTGCACTACTACGCAGGCCAGGTACGCGATGATTTCGATAACGAAACGCACCGCCCGCTTGGTCCTGTGGTCTGTATCAGCCCGTGGAACTTCCCGCTGGCGATCTTCACCGGCCAGATTGCCGCCGCGCTTGCCGCAGGCAACAGCGTGCTGGCCAAACCCGCGGAGCAAACCCCGCTGATTGCCGCTCAGGGCATTAACATCCTGCTGGAAGCGGGCGTACCGGCGGGCGTGGTGCAGCTGCTGCCAGGCCGGGGTGAAACGGTGGGTGCGAAGCTCACCGCAGATAACCGCGTGCGTGGCGTGATGTTTACCGGCTCCACCGAAGTGGCCTCCCTGCTGCAGCGTAACATCGCCACCCGTCTGGATGCCCAGGGCCGCCCAACACCGCTTATCGCGGAAACCGGCGGCATGAACGCCATGATTGTTGACTCCTCTGCCCTCACCGAGCAGGTGGTGGTTGACGTGCTGGCCTCCGCCTTCGATAGCGCCGGTCAGCGCTGCTCCGCCCTGCGTGTGCTGTGCCTGCAGGACGACGTGGCCGACCACACGCTGAAGATGCTGCGTGGTGCCATGGCCGAGTGCCGCATGGGTAACCCGGGCCGTCTCACCACCGATATCGGGCCGGTGATCGACGCGGAAGCCAAAGCCAACATTGAAAACCACATTCAGGCCATGCGTGCCAAGGGCCGTCCAGTGTTCCAGGCCGTGCGTGAAAATAGCGAAGATGCCCGCGAGTGGCAGACCGGCACCTTTGTGCCGCCAACGCTGATTGAACTGGCAAGCTTCGACGAGCTGAAAAAAGAGGTCTTCGGTCCGGTCCTGCACGTGGTGCGTTACAACCGTAACAACCTGAACGCGCTGATCGAGCAGATCAACGCCTCCGGCTATGGCCTGACGCTCGGCGTGCATACCCGCATCGACGAAACCATCGCCCAGGTCACCGGCAGCGCCAAAGTGGGCAACCTGTACGTCAACCGCAACATGGTGGGTGCGGTCGTGGGCGTACAGCCGTTCGGCGGCGAGGGGCTCTCCGGCACCGGTCCAAAAGCGGGCGGTCCGCTCTACCTGTACCGTCTGCTGGCAAACCGTCCGGAGAACGCGCTGGGCGTAACGCTGGCACGCCAGGATGCAGACTATCCGGTGGACGCGCAGTTGAAAACCGTGCTGACGCAGCCGCTGGAAGCCCTCATCACCTGGGCGGAAAAACGTCCTGAGCTGCGTGCTGTCGCACGGCAGTACGGCGAGCTGGCGCAGGCCGGCACGCAGCGTCTGCTGCCGGGGCCTACCGGCGAACGCAACACCTGGACGCTGATGCCGCGCGAGCGCGTGCTGTGCGTGGCGGATAACGAACAGGATGCGCTGGTTCAGCTGGCCGCCGCGATGGCAACGGGTTGTGAAGTGCTGTGGCCGGAAGAGGGTCTGCACCGCGATCTGGCGAAGCAACTGCCGAAAGCGGTTTCTGCCCGCATTCACTTTGCGAAGCCTGATGCCCTGCTTGCGCAGCCGTTTGACGCGGTTATCTACCACGGTGATTCCGATCAGCTGCGCGAACTGTGCGAGCAGGTTGCGGCCCGCAGCGGTGCCATCATTTCCGTGCAGGGCTTCGCCCGCGGGGAAACCAACCTGCTGCTGGAGCGTCTGTACGTGGAGCGCTCGCTCAGCGTCAACACCGCGGCGGCGGGGGGTAACGCCAGCCTGATGACAATCGGCTAA
- a CDS encoding lysozyme inhibitor LprI family protein, translating into MKRFIIAGAALLLSASALADECDKATTQLELNTCSAQQYQAADKKLNQTYQAAIKRAAAPQRDLLKKAQQAWIALRDADCNFIGSGTEGGSVQPMIISQCLTEKTVEREAFLASLMQCEEGDLSCPLPPG; encoded by the coding sequence ATGAAACGATTTATTATCGCAGGTGCAGCACTGCTGCTCAGCGCCAGCGCGCTGGCCGACGAGTGCGACAAAGCGACCACCCAGCTTGAACTGAATACCTGTAGCGCGCAGCAGTACCAGGCTGCCGATAAAAAGCTCAACCAGACTTATCAGGCCGCCATTAAACGTGCGGCGGCCCCACAGCGTGACCTGCTGAAAAAGGCGCAGCAGGCGTGGATTGCCCTGCGCGATGCAGACTGCAACTTTATCGGTTCCGGTACCGAGGGGGGCAGCGTGCAGCCTATGATCATTAGTCAGTGCCTGACAGAGAAAACCGTGGAACGCGAGGCGTTTCTGGCCTCGCTGATGCAGTGTGAAGAGGGCGACTTAAGCTGTCCTCTCCCGCCGGGCTGA
- the rutR gene encoding HTH-type transcriptional regulator RutR — protein sequence MTQGAVKTAGKRSQAVSAKKHAILSAALETFSQFGIHGTRLEQVAEQAGVSKTNLLYYYPSKEALYVAVMQQILDIWLAPLKAFRQEFTPLVAIKEYIRLKLEVSRDYPQASRLFCLEMLQGAPLLKAELTGDLKQLVDDKSAIIAGWVASGKLAPVDPQHLIFMIWAATQHYADFAAQVEAVTGKTLQDEAFFQSTLENVQRMIIEGIRVR from the coding sequence ATGACACAAGGCGCAGTGAAAACAGCAGGTAAACGTTCGCAGGCGGTGAGCGCCAAAAAACACGCCATCCTCAGTGCGGCGCTGGAGACTTTTTCGCAGTTTGGCATTCACGGCACGCGCCTGGAGCAGGTGGCGGAGCAGGCCGGGGTGTCCAAAACCAATCTGCTCTATTACTACCCGTCGAAAGAGGCGCTGTACGTGGCGGTGATGCAGCAGATCCTGGATATCTGGCTGGCGCCGCTGAAAGCCTTTCGTCAGGAGTTCACCCCGCTGGTGGCGATCAAAGAGTACATTCGCCTGAAGCTGGAGGTCTCCCGTGATTATCCGCAGGCATCCAGGCTGTTCTGTCTGGAGATGCTGCAGGGTGCGCCGCTGCTGAAGGCCGAATTGACGGGTGATTTGAAACAGCTGGTGGACGATAAATCCGCGATCATCGCCGGATGGGTCGCCAGCGGCAAACTGGCACCTGTCGATCCGCAGCATCTGATCTTTATGATTTGGGCCGCCACTCAGCACTACGCTGACTTTGCGGCCCAGGTGGAAGCGGTGACCGGAAAGACGCTGCAGGACGAAGCGTTCTTCCAGAGCACCCTCGAAAACGTGCAGCGGATGATTATTGAAGGGATCCGCGTGCGCTAG